The uncultured Methanobrevibacter sp. genome has a window encoding:
- a CDS encoding molybdenum cofactor biosynthesis protein B, whose translation MKSETSKQHQKEASADITCGIITLSDSRKSEKLDLSGKYLAEELESRYTLKSRSLIPDEKDELIKSIETMIIDGIDVIITNGGTGLDSRDITVETVESLFEKKLDGFGEIFRAVSYEEIGSAALLSRATAGVYKQTLIFSMPGSPNAVKTALGIIIDELPHFVHHVKK comes from the coding sequence ATGAAAAGTGAAACATCAAAACAACATCAAAAAGAAGCTTCCGCAGACATTACCTGCGGAATAATTACTCTTAGCGATAGTAGAAAATCCGAAAAATTAGATTTGTCAGGTAAATATCTGGCTGAAGAATTAGAATCCAGATATACTTTAAAATCAAGGAGTTTAATTCCTGATGAAAAAGATGAACTAATTAAATCGATTGAAACTATGATTATTGATGGCATTGATGTTATTATAACAAATGGAGGAACCGGACTAGACTCCAGAGATATTACAGTTGAAACAGTTGAATCACTTTTCGAAAAAAAATTGGATGGCTTCGGTGAAATTTTTAGAGCCGTATCGTATGAAGAAATAGGGTCAGCTGCACTGCTTTCAAGAGCAACAGCCGGGGTTTATAAACAGACTCTCATTTTTTCAATGCCCGGTTCCCCAAACGCTGTGAAAACAGCTTTGGGAATTATCATCGACGAACTTCCACATTTCGTTCATCATGTAAAAAAATAA
- a CDS encoding winged helix-turn-helix domain-containing protein, whose translation MTTGHNIHNKELSSLLIGRPGGQTTIRILDEILIRPQNAHQLAKQLHLDYKTIRYHMRILCNHQFAVKEKFEKYTYYYPSDKLIKLLDEYNYIKEQKNQ comes from the coding sequence ATGACAACCGGCCATAACATTCATAACAAAGAATTGTCCAGTTTACTTATCGGAAGACCAGGAGGACAAACTACAATAAGAATACTTGATGAAATACTAATAAGACCACAAAATGCACACCAGCTTGCAAAACAGTTACATCTCGATTACAAAACTATTAGATATCATATGAGAATACTTTGTAATCATCAATTTGCGGTAAAGGAAAAATTCGAGAAATACACCTATTACTACCCTAGCGATAAATTAATTAAATTGCTAGATGAATATAACTATATCAAAGAACAAAAAAATCAGTAA
- a CDS encoding winged helix-turn-helix domain-containing protein, translated as MTNLETKQELTREYRDIKYILTSNMRAKLLLALYEIPKNLDELRKELTKPSATILHGLKELETINLVKKAQKCYELTSNGYLLTTNMVKLIENWYALSKNEIFWDNHDLSDIPEEIIKNIYLLKDAEYINSTTSDLSIAFNKYINLISNSTELQMILPIYSENHFKHIISLLNEDKLKKIEIIITTEIYRSIETNETFRKELLNSKKVNVIIINKPVTIFLTQSKEFMSLTLFFKDGHYDDSQILIAHDENAKKWAISLWEFYSGERNNDNRP; from the coding sequence ATGACTAATCTTGAAACAAAACAGGAACTGACCAGGGAATACAGGGACATTAAATACATATTAACATCAAACATGCGTGCTAAACTACTCCTGGCATTATACGAAATTCCGAAAAATCTGGATGAATTAAGAAAAGAATTAACAAAACCTTCCGCAACAATATTACATGGGCTCAAAGAGCTGGAGACGATAAACCTAGTTAAAAAAGCCCAAAAATGTTATGAACTAACATCAAATGGGTATTTATTAACTACCAACATGGTAAAATTAATCGAGAACTGGTACGCTTTGAGCAAAAATGAGATCTTTTGGGACAATCACGATTTGTCTGATATCCCGGAAGAGATCATAAAAAATATTTATCTTCTAAAAGATGCGGAATACATTAACTCAACAACAAGCGATCTTTCAATTGCATTCAACAAATACATTAACCTGATTTCAAACTCTACAGAATTACAGATGATACTGCCAATATACTCTGAAAATCACTTTAAACACATTATTTCTTTATTAAACGAAGATAAATTAAAAAAAATTGAAATAATTATTACTACTGAAATTTATAGGTCCATAGAAACTAATGAGACATTCAGAAAAGAATTACTCAATAGCAAAAAAGTCAATGTAATAATTATCAACAAACCCGTAACTATCTTTTTAACTCAGTCCAAAGAATTTATGTCTTTGACACTGTTTTTCAAAGATGGACACTACGACGATTCACAGATTTTGATTGCACACGATGAAAATGCTAAAAAATGGGCCATATCTTTATGGGAATTCTACTCAGGTGAAAGAAATAATGACAACCGGCCATAA
- a CDS encoding winged helix-turn-helix domain-containing protein, whose amino-acid sequence MYSHNEINSDIRFLAKSEIRLKILSELYDCPDNVRGLVKRTAITYSSVSSNVNKLEENNFIRKVRNKYYINPMAKIYFKTLMEFKNSVDIINDFNSIWYKHNLNQLSIDSMRNLTALKDCELIETTPLDIYKTHNTIKEQLIESKNVKAIFPYLHPEYPELIEKILVKGGSIELIVPKSIVQALITPINENLKNESIRNGKLQIHSVKSDLYLYLTICDDKMSLGLFKNDDSFDQNRILISDDNKSCKWAEELFEHVKHRVIK is encoded by the coding sequence ATGTACAGTCACAATGAAATAAATAGTGATATAAGATTTCTTGCAAAATCCGAAATCAGACTAAAAATTCTCAGTGAATTATATGATTGTCCAGATAATGTTCGAGGACTTGTCAAAAGAACAGCAATTACCTACAGTTCTGTTTCAAGCAACGTAAATAAGTTAGAAGAAAATAACTTCATCAGAAAAGTCAGGAATAAATATTACATCAATCCTATGGCTAAAATCTATTTCAAAACACTGATGGAGTTTAAAAATAGTGTCGATATAATTAATGACTTCAACTCAATCTGGTACAAGCATAACCTGAACCAGTTAAGCATTGATTCAATGAGAAACCTTACTGCTTTAAAGGATTGTGAATTAATTGAAACTACACCATTAGACATTTATAAAACTCACAATACCATAAAAGAACAGTTAATTGAATCTAAAAACGTTAAAGCAATTTTCCCATATCTTCATCCAGAATATCCGGAGCTGATTGAGAAAATTTTAGTAAAAGGTGGATCAATAGAACTCATTGTACCGAAAAGTATAGTTCAAGCATTAATTACTCCTATAAATGAGAATCTAAAAAACGAATCAATAAGAAATGGAAAACTGCAAATACATTCTGTTAAAAGTGATCTGTATTTGTATTTAACCATTTGCGATGATAAGATGAGTCTTGGCCTATTTAAAAATGACGACAGTTTTGACCAGAATAGAATACTGATTTCAGATGACAACAAATCTTGCAAATGGGCTGAAGAACTATTTGAACATGTGAAACACAGGGTGATAAAATGA
- a CDS encoding ribonuclease VapC encodes MKICYVLDASAFINGFQMSSNNNFTVPEITAEIKDFESRLKFDSTINEGLVTIEDVETDYLNKINEIISQSGDVLRLSGPDKKLIALAYKLSDMGENVKVITDDYTIQNTLKIIGISYSGIITEGIKEVYNWKKVCEGCKKEFDEDYPFDDCEICGSKIFKKRIKVNK; translated from the coding sequence ATGAAAATATGTTATGTTTTAGATGCATCTGCTTTTATAAATGGTTTTCAAATGTCATCTAATAATAATTTCACAGTTCCGGAGATTACTGCTGAAATAAAAGATTTTGAGTCACGTTTAAAGTTTGATTCTACCATAAATGAAGGATTGGTAACAATAGAAGATGTGGAAACTGATTACCTCAATAAAATCAATGAAATCATTTCTCAAAGCGGTGATGTTTTAAGACTTTCAGGACCTGATAAAAAATTAATCGCTTTAGCTTACAAGTTATCTGATATGGGAGAAAACGTGAAGGTCATAACTGATGATTACACTATCCAGAACACTTTAAAAATAATTGGCATTTCCTATTCAGGCATTATAACTGAAGGTATCAAGGAAGTTTATAACTGGAAGAAAGTGTGTGAAGGATGCAAAAAGGAATTTGATGAGGATTATCCTTTTGATGACTGTGAAATATGTGGATCAAAAATATTTAAAAAGAGAATTAAGGTGAATAAATGA